A window from Salarias fasciatus chromosome 11, fSalaFa1.1, whole genome shotgun sequence encodes these proteins:
- the ebag9 gene encoding receptor-binding cancer antigen expressed on SiSo cells — MAITQFRLFKICTCLASILSFFKRLICRSGRGRKLSGDQITLPTTVDFSSSVPKQPEIEEWSSWDEEAPTSIKIEGGNGNVSTPANDVDEEPDYFKDMAPTIRKTQKIVLKKREPLNYLVPDGSAGFSSRLAASQDMMTFSPPSAELGEMDNWQEDTNAWEDESDAAWEAEEVLRQQKIAEREKRSMEQQRKKMEKEAQRMMKKEQKIAVKLS, encoded by the exons ATGGCCATCACACAGTTCCGTCTGTTCAAGATCTGCACATGTCTTGCCAGCATACTTTCTTTCTTCAAAAGGTTGATATGCAG GAGTGGAAGAGGCCGCAAGCTCAGTGGCGATCAAATAACTCTCCCTACAACGGTGGATTTTTCATCATCTGTACCAAAACAG CCAGAGATTGAAGAATGGAGCTCCTGGGATGAGGAGGCGCCCACAAGTATTAAGATTGAAGGTGGAAATGGGAATGTTTCCACTCCAGCCAACGATGTGGACGAAGAGCCTGACTACTTTAAAGACATGGCTCCCACCATCAGAAAAACTCAGAAG ATCGTGCTGAAGAAACGGGAGCCTTTGAACTACCTGGTGCCTGATGGCTCAGCAGGATTCTCcagcagactggcagcctctcAGGACATGATGACCTTCAGTCCACCCTCA GCTGAACTGGGAGAAATGGACAACTGGCAGGAGGACACGAACGCCTGGGAGGACGAGTCCGACGCCGCCTGGGAGGCAGAGGAGGTtctcag ACAACAGAAGATAGCCGAGAGGGAGAAGCGATccatggagcagcagaggaaaaagatggagaaggaggcccagaggatgatgaagaaggagcagaagaTTGCAGTGAAGCTTTCGTAA